One stretch of Thermithiobacillus tepidarius DSM 3134 DNA includes these proteins:
- a CDS encoding OmpW/AlkL family protein, with product MNKRVLAVSAAAFSCLAAGWAGVAVAAADPTWLVRGRAIVVAPDESSSPAGLAVHNDAVAEIDITRFFTRNIAAELILGASSHEVHLGDTSLGSTKVLPPTLTLQYHFLPDGLIRPYVGAGLNYTHFYHTSGTGGLDDLDLTDSFGWAAQAGADYMLTDRASLNFDVKYINIETEVKSAGTKVFDLKINPWVIGVGAGYRF from the coding sequence ATGAACAAAAGAGTTCTCGCTGTATCCGCTGCTGCTTTCTCCTGTCTGGCAGCAGGCTGGGCGGGCGTTGCCGTGGCTGCCGCAGATCCCACTTGGCTGGTGCGCGGCCGTGCCATCGTCGTGGCCCCGGACGAGTCTTCCTCGCCAGCCGGTTTGGCCGTGCATAACGATGCCGTGGCGGAAATCGACATTACCCGCTTCTTCACCCGCAACATTGCCGCCGAGCTGATCCTGGGCGCCTCCTCCCACGAGGTTCATCTGGGCGACACGAGCCTGGGCAGCACCAAGGTCCTGCCGCCGACCCTCACCCTGCAATATCATTTTCTGCCGGATGGTTTGATCCGGCCCTACGTGGGCGCGGGCCTCAACTACACCCACTTCTATCACACCAGCGGCACGGGCGGCCTGGACGACCTGGACCTCACCGACAGCTTTGGCTGGGCGGCGCAGGCCGGAGCCGATTACATGCTGACGGATCGCGCTTCCTTAAATTTCGACGTCAAATACATCAACATCGAAACCGAGGTGAAATCGGCCGGCACCAAGGTGTTCGACCTGAAAATCAATCCCTGGGTCATTGGCGTGGGTGCGGGTTACCGTTTTTGA
- a CDS encoding (2Fe-2S) ferredoxin domain-containing protein codes for MDKPYYQRHMFFCINQREGEQACNNSGLAVEMAKLAKNQAKALGIHGPGGVRVNRAGCLGRCSEGPAAVVYPEGVWYTYVDADDVMEIVESHLQHGVPVERLKI; via the coding sequence ATGGACAAGCCCTACTATCAGCGGCACATGTTTTTTTGCATCAATCAGCGTGAAGGCGAACAGGCCTGCAACAACAGCGGTCTGGCGGTGGAAATGGCCAAATTGGCCAAGAACCAGGCCAAGGCCCTCGGCATTCACGGCCCCGGCGGCGTGCGCGTCAACCGCGCCGGCTGCCTGGGGCGCTGCAGCGAAGGCCCTGCGGCGGTTGTCTACCCCGAGGGCGTTTGGTACACCTACGTGGATGCCGACGACGTGATGGAAATCGTCGAGTCCCATCTGCAGCACGGGGTGCCCGTGGAACGGCTGAAGATCTAG
- a CDS encoding ATP-binding cassette domain-containing protein — protein sequence MSVISPSPVLQARGLYKRFGGTTVVDRIDLDIRPGECFGILGPNGAGKTTTMRMMLGLSPMDGGSLEIFGLPMPAAAERVRARLGVVPQMDNLDPDFTVAENLRIYGKYFGLEAAVLAERIGKLLDFVELADRADTRIATLSGGMKRRLTIARALVNEPELVLLDEPTTGLDPQARHVIWQRLRALRQAGKTLVLTTHYMEEAERLCDRLVIMDHGRILAEGSPQALIAAHVPAEVVEMRSKYGGHMPPLDQLPAHLYESREVAGDTVFFYVRDAEPLLEAMHRLPDIITLNRPANLEDVFLKLTGRDLRD from the coding sequence ATGTCAGTGATCTCGCCGTCGCCGGTGTTGCAGGCGCGCGGCCTGTACAAGCGTTTCGGCGGGACGACCGTGGTCGACCGCATCGATCTCGACATCCGTCCCGGCGAATGCTTCGGCATTCTCGGCCCCAACGGTGCCGGCAAGACCACCACCATGCGCATGATGCTGGGCCTGTCGCCCATGGACGGCGGCAGCCTGGAGATCTTCGGCCTGCCCATGCCGGCGGCCGCCGAAAGGGTGCGCGCGCGCCTGGGCGTGGTGCCGCAGATGGACAATCTGGATCCCGACTTCACCGTGGCGGAGAACCTGCGGATCTACGGCAAGTACTTCGGCCTGGAGGCCGCGGTGCTGGCGGAGCGCATCGGCAAGCTGCTGGACTTCGTGGAGCTGGCGGATCGCGCCGACACCCGGATCGCCACCCTCTCGGGCGGCATGAAGCGTCGCCTCACCATCGCCCGGGCCCTGGTCAACGAGCCGGAGCTGGTGCTGCTGGACGAGCCCACCACCGGGCTCGATCCCCAGGCGCGGCACGTCATCTGGCAGCGCCTGCGCGCCCTGCGCCAGGCCGGCAAGACGCTCGTCCTCACCACCCACTACATGGAAGAGGCGGAGCGCCTGTGCGACCGCCTGGTGATCATGGATCACGGCCGCATCCTGGCCGAAGGCTCGCCCCAGGCGCTCATCGCTGCCCATGTGCCGGCCGAGGTGGTGGAGATGCGCAGCAAGTACGGCGGCCACATGCCGCCCCTGGATCAGTTGCCGGCCCATCTCTACGAGTCGCGGGAGGTGGCCGGCGACACGGTCTTTTTTTACGTGCGCGATGCCGAGCCGCTGCTGGAAGCCATGCATCGCCTGCCCGACATCATCACCCTCAACCGTCCGGCCAACCTGGAAGACGTGTTTCTCAAGCTGACCGGGCGCGATTTGCGGGACTGA
- a CDS encoding OsmC family protein, with protein sequence MKARVKWLGQDGMAFVAESGSGHAVVMDGAPGAGGRNLGPRPMEMVLMGLGGCSSFDVVLILQRSRQPIRDCVVEIQAERAESDPKVFTKIHLHFIVYGNGLDPKRVERAIQLSAEKYCSASVMLGKTAEITHDFEVRTAE encoded by the coding sequence ATGAAAGCGCGCGTGAAATGGTTGGGGCAGGACGGCATGGCCTTCGTGGCGGAGTCCGGCAGCGGCCATGCCGTGGTCATGGACGGCGCCCCCGGAGCCGGCGGCCGCAACTTGGGGCCGCGTCCCATGGAGATGGTGCTGATGGGCCTCGGCGGCTGCAGTTCCTTCGACGTGGTGCTCATCTTGCAGCGTTCGCGCCAGCCCATTCGGGATTGCGTGGTGGAAATCCAGGCGGAGCGGGCGGAAAGCGATCCCAAGGTCTTCACGAAAATTCATCTGCATTTCATCGTCTACGGCAACGGCCTGGACCCCAAGCGGGTCGAGCGGGCCATTCAGTTGTCCGCGGAGAAGTACTGTTCCGCCAGCGTGATGCTGGGCAAGACGGCCGAGATCACCCACGACTTCGAAGTCCGGACGGCGGAATGA
- a CDS encoding VOC family protein — translation MDRPAPTLGMHHIALFVPDLAAAEHFYVDLLGMRVEWRPDADNVYLTGGTDNLALHRHPNPGQGYGSPAAQRLDHIGFIVRRPEDVDAWFAFLQAHGVRMKTEPRTHRDGARSFYCEDPAGVAVQIIHHPPLAVGN, via the coding sequence ATGGACCGACCCGCGCCCACCCTGGGCATGCATCACATCGCCCTGTTCGTGCCCGATCTGGCGGCGGCCGAGCACTTTTACGTGGATCTTTTGGGCATGCGGGTGGAATGGCGCCCCGACGCGGACAACGTCTATCTGACCGGCGGCACCGACAACCTGGCCCTGCATCGGCACCCCAACCCCGGCCAGGGCTATGGCAGTCCCGCGGCCCAGCGCCTGGACCACATCGGCTTCATCGTGCGGCGTCCGGAGGATGTGGATGCCTGGTTCGCCTTCCTGCAGGCGCATGGGGTGCGGATGAAAACCGAGCCGCGTACCCACCGCGACGGCGCCCGCAGCTTCTACTGCGAGGATCCGGCCGGAGTGGCGGTGCAGATCATCCACCATCCGCCGCTGGCAGTCGGGAACTGA
- a CDS encoding alpha/beta hydrolase — translation MLPIDRVHRYDGQESDLTCINETVTIPGPAGRLEGVTACPPEGETRGVVAIICHPHPLYGGSFQNKVVHYLSRTCNELGVPSLRFNFRGVGNSEGVYDHGMGETDDLLAVIDWVNTRRPGFGIWLAGFSFGAFVAYRAANRRSQVQRLITVAPPVNLFNFGGIEPPGCPWLVIQGRQDEIVPCTEVERWVRSQARSPQLVCLSAADHFFHGQLNVLRSELAAVLGAIPAAYPAQSCQ, via the coding sequence ATGCTGCCCATCGACAGGGTGCACCGCTACGACGGCCAGGAAAGCGACCTCACCTGCATCAACGAAACGGTGACCATTCCGGGCCCGGCAGGCCGGTTGGAAGGGGTGACCGCCTGCCCGCCGGAAGGCGAAACCCGGGGCGTGGTGGCCATCATTTGCCATCCGCACCCGCTCTATGGGGGCAGCTTTCAAAACAAGGTGGTCCACTACCTGAGCCGCACCTGCAACGAGCTGGGCGTGCCCTCCCTGCGCTTCAACTTTCGCGGCGTGGGCAACAGCGAAGGCGTCTACGACCACGGCATGGGCGAGACCGACGACCTGCTCGCGGTGATCGACTGGGTGAACACGCGCCGGCCGGGCTTCGGCATCTGGCTGGCCGGTTTTTCCTTCGGCGCCTTCGTGGCCTACCGTGCCGCCAATCGCCGCTCCCAGGTACAGCGCCTCATCACCGTGGCGCCGCCCGTGAATCTCTTCAATTTCGGCGGCATCGAGCCGCCCGGCTGTCCCTGGTTGGTCATCCAGGGGCGCCAGGACGAGATCGTGCCCTGTACCGAGGTGGAGCGTTGGGTGCGCAGCCAGGCGCGCTCACCGCAACTGGTCTGCCTGAGCGCGGCGGATCATTTCTTCCATGGGCAGCTCAACGTCCTGCGCAGCGAGCTGGCGGCCGTGCTGGGCGCCATTCCGGCCGCCTACCCCGCCCAATCATGTCAGTGA
- a CDS encoding c-type cytochrome has product MNTLEFVVFGLLSAVAGGNRPATPADTAQIFAADAARGRQIAFQGTPNGVQACASCHNASGPARGQGEFRHLGGLNQTYLYRQLHNFRNGVRVHATMQPIAKAMSEQNIRDVAAYYATLRPASGARPPLPPR; this is encoded by the coding sequence GTGAATACATTAGAGTTTGTCGTTTTCGGGCTGCTTTCCGCCGTTGCCGGCGGCAACCGGCCAGCCACACCCGCGGATACGGCCCAGATCTTCGCCGCCGACGCGGCGCGCGGCCGGCAGATCGCCTTCCAGGGAACGCCCAACGGCGTACAGGCGTGCGCCAGTTGCCACAACGCCAGCGGCCCCGCCCGTGGGCAAGGTGAATTCCGGCACTTGGGCGGCCTGAACCAGACCTACCTCTACCGGCAGCTCCACAACTTCAGAAACGGCGTCCGCGTGCACGCCACCATGCAGCCCATCGCCAAGGCCATGAGCGAACAGAACATCCGGGACGTTGCCGCCTATTACGCCACGCTCAGGCCGGCCAGCGGCGCCCGCCCGCCCCTCCCGCCACGCTGA
- a CDS encoding RrF2 family transcriptional regulator, with the protein MLLSRTSEYALQALIYLATQPPGQPVLSRDISSYLGVPAQYLAKILQDLAKHDVLTSFKGRGGGFVMRPEALGMSILQVLEIVEGSHFGEGCVLGLKKCSDSTACPVHYHWKPLKAEVMQMLGEHTIGSMAEAVKAGRYRLQLPLVAAQ; encoded by the coding sequence ATGCTCCTATCCAGAACCAGTGAGTATGCACTGCAGGCCCTGATCTACCTGGCGACGCAGCCGCCCGGGCAGCCGGTGCTCAGCCGCGACATCTCCAGCTATCTCGGCGTTCCCGCCCAATACCTGGCGAAAATCCTCCAGGATCTCGCCAAGCACGACGTGCTGACTTCCTTCAAAGGCCGCGGCGGCGGCTTCGTCATGCGCCCCGAAGCCCTCGGCATGTCCATTCTCCAGGTGCTGGAGATCGTCGAGGGCAGCCACTTCGGCGAGGGCTGCGTGCTGGGTCTGAAAAAGTGCAGCGACAGCACCGCCTGTCCGGTCCACTACCACTGGAAGCCTCTCAAGGCCGAGGTCATGCAGATGCTCGGCGAGCACACCATCGGCAGCATGGCCGAAGCCGTCAAGGCAGGGCGCTATCGCTTGCAATTGCCGCTGGTAGCGGCCCAGTAA
- the coq7 gene encoding 2-polyprenyl-3-methyl-6-methoxy-1,4-benzoquinone monooxygenase produces MAHPELSFLDALIVQVDHGLRTLSRIYEAEGRPSPAADAQDTLVEPVERVRAGRMMRVNHAGEVMAQALYYGQASATRDPELREHLEKAAREEADHLVWCQARLDELHATPSRLNPLWYTAGWTMGALAALRGQGPNMGLVVEVEKQVEAHLDEHLQDLPADDMKSRAILEQMQADEIAHGEQAQIRGATPLPLPVRLAMGALSKLMTRGSLWV; encoded by the coding sequence ATGGCCCATCCCGAACTCTCATTCCTCGATGCCCTGATCGTGCAGGTGGACCACGGCCTGCGCACGCTGTCCCGCATCTACGAGGCGGAAGGACGCCCGTCGCCGGCCGCCGATGCGCAAGACACGCTGGTGGAACCGGTGGAACGGGTGCGCGCCGGGCGCATGATGCGCGTCAACCATGCCGGCGAAGTGATGGCCCAGGCCTTGTATTACGGCCAAGCCTCCGCCACCCGCGACCCCGAGCTGCGCGAGCACCTGGAGAAGGCGGCCCGTGAGGAAGCGGATCATCTGGTCTGGTGCCAAGCGCGCCTGGACGAACTGCACGCGACGCCGAGCCGCCTGAATCCGCTCTGGTACACGGCGGGCTGGACCATGGGCGCGCTGGCGGCGCTGCGGGGCCAGGGGCCGAACATGGGGCTGGTGGTCGAAGTGGAAAAGCAGGTGGAGGCCCATCTGGATGAGCACCTGCAGGATTTGCCGGCTGACGACATGAAATCCCGGGCCATCCTGGAGCAGATGCAGGCCGACGAGATCGCCCATGGCGAGCAGGCTCAAATCCGGGGCGCCACTCCCCTGCCCTTGCCCGTTCGCCTGGCCATGGGCGCCTTGTCCAAGCTGATGACGCGCGGGAGTTTGTGGGTATAG
- a CDS encoding DUF885 domain-containing protein, producing MTQVYKEAAHGAADAQQAFDSLLATYWPVYFRLHPESATALGVAGHDHRLDPFGDEDEALRHALAQETLAALAEIEPASLDPDRALDWRILAGQQLLALDAFARWDWRVRDPGAFLPIDAIYQLTVRPVPGFPAALRGRLAALPGHLQAAQDFLRRDPARIPPLWLESAHQAALGAQDFLADLPGHPKLADDTAMLRDLLPAAQDALLDFGRSLEDELAPRAQGDFAVGAQRYDLLLRWRHGLDTDHRGLRALGERLFADTEAALKAVTRELRGDDDIAALTASLQADHPAADALLAAYRQGMERVRQFVAARGLVSLPAPEALSVVETPAFLRHQIPFAAYMEPAPNDPRQQGYYYVTPVADPALLAEHNWTGLLHTCAHEAYPGHHLQFVRANMGTASSSFVRLLNPSATLYEGWALYCEQLLVEQGLLARPENRFVLLKDRLWRSLRILIDVGIQTGEMTVDDAATLLVRHLGFPREQALGELAWYSEAPGVPMGYATGWALINALRDRVLADSGDAGALRDFHDRLLAVGSVGLPWAMARAFGEEHARAVQHAVFTL from the coding sequence ATGACGCAGGTGTACAAGGAGGCGGCGCATGGTGCGGCGGACGCGCAGCAAGCGTTCGACAGCCTCCTTGCGACATACTGGCCCGTGTACTTCCGGCTGCATCCGGAGAGCGCCACCGCCCTTGGCGTAGCCGGCCACGATCACCGGCTCGACCCCTTCGGCGACGAGGACGAGGCGCTGCGTCACGCATTGGCGCAGGAAACCCTGGCGGCCCTCGCGGAAATCGAGCCGGCGTCGCTGGACCCGGACCGCGCCCTCGATTGGCGGATCCTCGCAGGCCAGCAGCTGCTCGCCCTGGATGCCTTTGCCCGTTGGGATTGGCGTGTGCGCGATCCGGGCGCCTTTCTGCCCATCGATGCCATTTATCAGCTCACCGTGCGCCCGGTGCCCGGCTTCCCGGCCGCCCTGCGCGGCCGCCTGGCGGCGTTGCCGGGGCATCTGCAGGCAGCCCAGGATTTCCTGCGGCGCGACCCCGCCCGGATTCCGCCCCTCTGGCTGGAAAGCGCGCATCAGGCCGCGCTGGGCGCGCAGGATTTCCTGGCCGATCTGCCCGGGCACCCGAAGCTGGCGGACGACACCGCCATGCTCCGCGATCTGCTGCCCGCCGCCCAGGACGCCTTGCTGGACTTCGGCCGCTCTCTGGAAGACGAGCTGGCGCCCCGCGCCCAGGGCGACTTCGCGGTCGGCGCGCAGCGCTACGATCTGCTGTTGCGCTGGCGCCATGGTCTCGACACGGACCACCGCGGCCTGCGGGCGCTGGGCGAGCGCCTGTTCGCTGACACCGAGGCGGCGCTCAAGGCCGTGACCCGCGAGCTGCGCGGCGACGACGACATCGCTGCCTTGACCGCCAGTCTCCAGGCCGATCATCCCGCCGCCGACGCATTGCTCGCCGCCTATCGGCAGGGCATGGAGCGGGTGCGGCAGTTCGTGGCGGCACGCGGGCTGGTCAGCCTGCCGGCCCCGGAAGCCCTCAGCGTGGTGGAGACGCCGGCCTTCCTGCGTCACCAGATCCCCTTCGCGGCCTATATGGAACCCGCGCCCAACGATCCGCGGCAGCAGGGTTATTATTACGTCACGCCTGTCGCCGACCCCGCGCTTTTGGCCGAGCACAACTGGACCGGCCTGCTGCATACCTGCGCCCACGAGGCCTATCCCGGTCATCACCTGCAGTTCGTGCGGGCCAACATGGGCACGGCCAGCAGCAGCTTCGTCCGTCTGCTGAACCCGTCCGCCACCCTCTACGAGGGCTGGGCCCTGTACTGCGAGCAGCTCTTGGTGGAGCAGGGTTTGCTGGCGCGGCCGGAAAACCGCTTCGTGCTGCTCAAGGATCGCCTCTGGCGCAGTCTGCGCATTCTCATCGATGTCGGCATCCAGACCGGCGAAATGACGGTGGACGACGCCGCGACGCTGCTGGTGCGCCATCTCGGTTTCCCGCGGGAGCAGGCGCTGGGCGAACTCGCCTGGTACAGCGAAGCGCCCGGCGTGCCCATGGGCTATGCGACCGGCTGGGCGCTCATCAATGCGTTGCGCGACCGGGTGCTGGCGGATTCCGGCGACGCTGGGGCGTTGCGGGATTTCCATGACCGGCTGCTGGCGGTCGGCTCCGTCGGGCTGCCCTGGGCAATGGCGCGTGCTTTCGGGGAGGAGCACGCGCGAGCCGTGCAACACGCCGTTTTCACATTATAA